The DNA region ATGTCAACAATCCCCATCCCGAATGCAGCGGCTGGGCCTTCGAGTACAATAACGTCTACTATCCCGACGTCGACGACACGCTGATGGTGCTTCTGGCCTTGCTCCGGATGGACACCGGCGACCCGGCCAAGAAGCAGGAAGTGATTGAGCGCGCCTTCCGCTGGGTGGTCAGCTTCCAGTGCCGGAACGGCGGTTGGGCCGCCTTCGACAAGGACGTCAACAGTCCCTGGCTTGAGGATGTTCCTTTCGCCGATCACAATGCGATTCTCGATCCTCCCTGCTCCGATATTACGGCGAGGGCGCTCGAACTGGCCGGCATGATGGGAATCAAACGGACCGAACCGTTTGTCCAGCGCGGAATCCGGTTCCTCCGGGAGACACAGGAGCCCGACGGGTCCTGGTTCGGCCGGTGGGGCGTAAACTATATCTACGGCACCTGGCAGGCCCTCCGGGGCTTGCGGGCGATCGGCGAAGATATGAACCAACCGTGGACACTGCGGGCGCGGGACTGGCTGGAATCGTGCCAAAACGAGGATGGCGGGTGGGGAGAAACGCCCGACTCCTACGAAAATCCCCAACTCAAGGGCCGGGGACCGAGCACGGCCTCCCAAACCGCTTGGGCCGTCATGGGAATCCTCGCTTGCGGCGAAGCCGATCGGCCGAGCCTGCGGCGGGGGGTTGCCTATCTTCTGCGGAAGCAGGACCCGGATGGTTCGTGGCCGGAAGAATTTCTCACGGGGACGGGCTTCCCGGGCGTCTTTTACCTTAAGTACGACATGTACCGGAACGCCTGGCCTCTCCTCGCACTTTCCGAGTATGCCAAAGCTCTCTCGGTGGCCAAAGAGCAGACCGAGGCCTGGGTACGCGCGACCCTTTCCGTTGCGGCCCGTTCCCGTTCCCGGAACGGCGGAATGGGATGATCGGAGTCGCCTTCGCCGTCAAGCACGAGGCCGGGGAGTTCCTCGCCGCTCTCCAAGAGAAACGCTGGGATAAGGAGACATCGCCCCCGGTTTGCCTCGGCCGGGCTGGAGGCCGCCGGGTGGCGGTCGCTATTATCGGGATGGGGCGGGAAAGAGCGGCGCGGGGCGCCGAAGTTCTCCTGCGCCACTCTCCCATCCGACTATTTATCCTGGCCGGATACGCGGGCGCGCTACGATCCGGAATACAGCGGGGACAAGTCGCGGTGGCCGCCAACTACCTGAACACGGGCTTGGCCCTCTGGTTTTCCGGAGGGGGCGTGCCGGCATTGCGGCTGGCGACGGCGGACGTCGTGGTGGGCGACCCGGAGAGCCGGAAAAGGCTCGCGGAAGAAACCGGGGCGGATCTGGTCGACATGGAAACCGATGCGGTGGCCGCTATCGCGCAAGGACGAGGAGTCCCCTTCGTCAGCCTGCGCGTCGTCACCGAT from Methylacidimicrobium sp. AP8 includes:
- a CDS encoding nucleoside phosphorylase — protein: MIGVAFAVKHEAGEFLAALQEKRWDKETSPPVCLGRAGGRRVAVAIIGMGRERAARGAEVLLRHSPIRLFILAGYAGALRSGIQRGQVAVAANYLNTGLALWFSGGGVPALRLATADVVVGDPESRKRLAEETGADLVDMETDAVAAIAQGRGVPFVSLRVVTDTLEDRLPVEAIAAAWESEGGTVRPLALALRLVAHPGEIGPLLRFVRFLPEARHRLTQRLMELVYSLEGSGGTSGSETD